TCATTTCTAAGAGTGTGGGGTGGGTGGTGACCATCCATGGATATAAATTTCATCCAACTCAATTTTCAAAAGTGTAATGTATGTTTTGAGCATATTAGAAGCTTAAGAAGGGATTTTAAATTTATATCCATGGATGGTCACCACCCACCCCACACTCCACCGCTCAGCTGCTCTTCTCAGCCGACACCGTGGTTTCTAATTCTTGGTCTTTTGCTTGACGTGCTGCTTTTTCTGGgttttgtgtattatttttatttttatgttgttgtCTCCTTTGTGTTTTAAAGTCCCTGTTACTGTTCGTTGTTATATGCTCTTTAAGTTTGGAGAGGTTTGAAACCTTTCCAGTTTGAGCATGATAGAAGTTATGCACGCCGGTGACGTGGCACATGCCACGTCGTTTcccccaattaaaaaaaaataataataattcctaAAGACCCAATTGAAATCTCAGCACCCATAAATAATTTCCACTCAAATCAGCTTTTCAATTCCTAAAGACCCAAAAAGATGATAATATTACTTCACGCTCACCATTTCTTTTTCCCCATTTTCCAGAACAAGCTCAAAGAGAGAGGACAAGAAAtcaaattcaccaaaacaagcGTAACAAGAGAAAATCGGACAAATTCATTACTTTGCACGCCCCAAACTCTACAAAATGAGAAATATGATGTTTGAACTGGGACTACTAAATCGTAACTgtgaagttttttgttttgtaactgGATTTCGTAATGGGCTCATGGCCCGGTGGGGGAGAATGGGTTTGAGGaaaattttggggggaaatGAAATGTGTGGTAGGAGGGAATGCTTTTGGGGAAAGTGCCGGCGCCGGTGCTGGTGCTGGTGGAGAGAGAATTTGGGTGGAGGGAGAATGGGGTGAAGGGAAAATGGGTTTGGAGGGAAATTTTTTGGGATGTGAGGTCTGGGACGAACGTGCTTTAGTCTTTTcgatttagatttttttttttttttaatgggggAAACGACGTGGCACATGCCACGTCACCGGCGTGCATTACTGTTTACGCACGCCGGCGTAACTCCTTTCACTACTCTTCCAGTTTGGTGCTCCTCCTTAGACCTTTTGGTTGTGTCATCTTGGACACACCATGTCTTACCGCCTTCATGGTGgctaattttcttaatttatttgcCAAGAATTTATAGAGCTAGTCATTTGATACATTCCCTCTAATATAGTGATTTAAGGGCTTTTTGTTGGGTCGCTCAGCTCTTTTGTGGTAGTTTGTAGTTTCGTTCTTATGTACTTgcaccaaaaaaccaaaaaaaccaagagCTATTTTATACAATCCACCTGCAATGACCAACAAAAATGTTCCCATACGAAGATATTCCGAGTTTGTGACTTAATAGCTTTGCTTTGGagaccaccaccaccaacatATCTTGGGCCATGATAGATTGATAAACCAAACCAGATAACAAATGCGAAAAAATCAAGAGATACCATAGCCACAAGATTAAGAAACTTGGGGCAAAAACAATTCTAATTAACTAATTCAGAAGTGTTGCCACCATCACTCAAACGAGTGCGGGCTCAATACATTGTGAATCTCATAATTCACTCATGACAGAAATTGGCCATCAGAGGCCAGTGTCATGCAGTGGTAAGCAACATGAAGATCCCTTGGTTTTATAGGGATTCTCAACAGGTGCAACAACAGATTAGAAGTTATAAGAGAAAGGGAGTCTGGGGAAGAATGACGAAAAGAAGGTGTGAGCTTTGGAGATGGGTTTTCCTAAATCTTGTCATGGAGGGTGACCACCAAATCATGAGCATCATCAAGAAGCTTCCAAACATCCAGACGGCCGGCCATGCTATTGCACTCCCTCATGATTTCGTCCATGCAACTGTACTTCTCTATGATGAGCTTCCTCCTTTGCAGTACACAGGCTGCTATTGCATAAAGCAACAAATCGTCGCTAGGAGGGGCTCTCAGCCTTATTCTCCCCCAAGTGGATTTGGCAATCCCTGCTCTAATAGCAGCCTGATCAGCCCATATTACCTCCCACAGGCATAGCGTCTGCTCAAAGCTTAATTCCCTCCTGAAGAGAACCACCACCATTCTGTACACAAAAAAGCAATCCTCAGCTTGAAGCTTCTCCAGGTGCCTGTAGAGATGACTGTCCTTGCGCTTGATAATCTTTGAAACAATTTTCAGCTGCCTCCGGATTCCCACCTCATCCAGCCGGAAATTATGCCGAGCTTTTTTCATAAAACCCACGAAGCACCAGAAGGCTTCATGGTCCTCCTCAAACACTGTGATTATTGGAGCAAGTAGATCACTCATACCCTGGCAATAACCAATCTCAGGATCATAAAGTGCATAGGCTTCCAGGATTGCAACCAGGCGAGCAGCATGGAAAACCCTGCATGGCTCCAAGTGATCATAGTCCTTCAACCCAACACTCTCTGCTAACTGGGGAGCTTTAGTCTCTGAGACAGCAGCCTGAGATGGCGAGTAGATAATCCACTCATCATTTGCCCGCAGAGCATCAAGACGGATTATTCTTTGCCAATTGGCAAAATCTTCAACACTGTGAGATTTGGACTTGCTTTCGGTGTCCGGAGGAGACATGGCTTCTATATTGAAAGGAGATAAATTCTCCTTGGCAGGCTCATCAACATCATTTTCTTCAGTTCTTTTGGTGGCAAGTAAAGGTTGCGTGTCTTCAGATTCTTCTGAAGAGTCGGAATCAGTTGACTCTGTATCACCAGCAGAGGCATCCTCACAGGTCAGTCCACTCTTATCACCATCTACTTCCAAAAATGAATCAGAGGATTGGAGGGCTAGACCG
This genomic interval from Corylus avellana chromosome ca3, CavTom2PMs-1.0 contains the following:
- the LOC132174936 gene encoding rab GTPase-activating protein 22-like isoform X1, coding for MVLLPKLPFTTRNKNEVSTVISRCLLSLMLLLSAGDGNGRIVVVEGSSVGGGGGGGFGFGFWASAAASNVGLAIAVTAMAGLALAATVVYSRRVNLKSPWSRRRRKHVLLPKQWKSFFTPDGKLIDGGVKFLKKVRSGGVDPSLRTEVWPFLLGVYDMNSSQEERDSVKIKKRNEYDNLQKQCQQILKCNEKSLKLKEASGNSSNESSGDFSQVLDSPCLEDAVIGSRSLLTEEGSPLAEDPDHLVGLALQSSDSFLEVDGDKSGLTCEDASAGDTESTDSDSSEESEDTQPLLATKRTEENDVDEPAKENLSPFNIEAMSPPDTESKSKSHSVEDFANWQRIIRLDALRANDEWIIYSPSQAAVSETKAPQLAESVGLKDYDHLEPCRVFHAARLVAILEAYALYDPEIGYCQGMSDLLAPIITVFEEDHEAFWCFVGFMKKARHNFRLDEVGIRRQLKIVSKIIKRKDSHLYRHLEKLQAEDCFFVYRMVVVLFRRELSFEQTLCLWEVIWADQAAIRAGIAKSTWGRIRLRAPPSDDLLLYAIAACVLQRRKLIIEKYSCMDEIMRECNSMAGRLDVWKLLDDAHDLVVTLHDKI
- the LOC132174936 gene encoding rab GTPase-activating protein 22-like isoform X3 translates to MLMGETPVMRALRRSHTSSSPSSSSSNSSSPSSSSSSSSSSSWVHLRSVLLVVASSSSSSSSSSPVSTDRRRKHVLLPKQWKSFFTPDGKLIDGGVKFLKKVRSGGVDPSLRTEVWPFLLGVYDMNSSQEERDSVKIKKRNEYDNLQKQCQQILKCNEKSLKLKEASGNSSNESSGDFSQVLDSPCLEDAVIGSRSLLTEEGSPLAEDPDHLVGLALQSSDSFLEVDGDKSGLTCEDASAGDTESTDSDSSEESEDTQPLLATKRTEENDVDEPAKENLSPFNIEAMSPPDTESKSKSHSVEDFANWQRIIRLDALRANDEWIIYSPSQAAVSETKAPQLAESVGLKDYDHLEPCRVFHAARLVAILEAYALYDPEIGYCQGMSDLLAPIITVFEEDHEAFWCFVGFMKKARHNFRLDEVGIRRQLKIVSKIIKRKDSHLYRHLEKLQAEDCFFVYRMVVVLFRRELSFEQTLCLWEVIWADQAAIRAGIAKSTWGRIRLRAPPSDDLLLYAIAACVLQRRKLIIEKYSCMDEIMRECNSMAGRLDVWKLLDDAHDLVVTLHDKI
- the LOC132174936 gene encoding rab GTPase-activating protein 22-like isoform X2 — translated: MLMGETPVMRALRRSHTSSSPSSSSSNSSSPSSSSSSSSSSSWVHLRSVLLVVASSSSSSSSSSPVSTDRVNLKSPWSRRRRKHVLLPKQWKSFFTPDGKLIDGGVKFLKKVRSGGVDPSLRTEVWPFLLGVYDMNSSQEERDSVKIKKRNEYDNLQKQCQQILKCNEKSLKLKEASGNSSNESSGDFSQVLDSPCLEDAVIGSRSLLTEEGSPLAEDPDHLVGLALQSSDSFLEVDGDKSGLTCEDASAGDTESTDSDSSEESEDTQPLLATKRTEENDVDEPAKENLSPFNIEAMSPPDTESKSKSHSVEDFANWQRIIRLDALRANDEWIIYSPSQAAVSETKAPQLAESVGLKDYDHLEPCRVFHAARLVAILEAYALYDPEIGYCQGMSDLLAPIITVFEEDHEAFWCFVGFMKKARHNFRLDEVGIRRQLKIVSKIIKRKDSHLYRHLEKLQAEDCFFVYRMVVVLFRRELSFEQTLCLWEVIWADQAAIRAGIAKSTWGRIRLRAPPSDDLLLYAIAACVLQRRKLIIEKYSCMDEIMRECNSMAGRLDVWKLLDDAHDLVVTLHDKI